A single genomic interval of Stigmatopora nigra isolate UIUO_SnigA unplaced genomic scaffold, RoL_Snig_1.1 HiC_scaffold_87, whole genome shotgun sequence harbors:
- the LOC144193135 gene encoding uncharacterized protein LOC144193135: MTAAEPRTQRICRQRLPLWDGSPPTAPAACPDTRSHEPDRHQGLTGNMEKTHEQPKMRTSVPSLANQPADIKIAEKEDADPPLHCKEVLTVEMLEETSKINFLT; this comes from the exons ATGACCGCCGCCGAACCGAGGACACAGAGAATCTGTCGACAGCGTCTCCCTTTGTGGGATGGGTCTCCTCCTACGGCCCCGGCTGCTTGCCCAGACACCAGGTCCCACGAACCAGACCGGCACCAAGGACTAACAG gaaacatggagaagacgcatgagcaacccaagatgagaacgtccgtaccaAGTTTGGCTAaccaaccagcagacatcaaaatagctgaaaaggaggatgcagatccacctttgcactgtaaggaggttctcacAGTGGAAATGTTGGAGGAGACAAgtaagataaactttttgacgtga